GAACGGCCGAGAATAGACGGCGGCGGGAAGGGGACCGCGGTGGCGGTACGGGCGATCCGCGGGGCGGTGCAACTCGACTCCGACGAGCGGGCGCACATGCTGGCCTCGGTGGCCGAACTGGTCTCGACGATCCTCGAGCGCAACGCGCTGGCCGTCGATGACCTGATCAGCATCGTGTTCACCGCCACATCGGACCTGCACAGCGAGTTCCCCGCCGTTGGTGCTCGGGACATCGGCATCACCGACGTGCCGCTGCTGTGCGCGCAGGAGATCGACGTGGCCGGCGCGATGCCGCGGGTGATCCGGATCCTGGCGCACGCCGAGACCGACCGCAGCAAGGCCGACGTCCAGCACGTGTACCTGCGCGGCGCGGTGGCGCTGCGCAAGGACATCGCGCAGTGAACCACGCCGAGATCGGCTCGGCGCTGATTGTCGGCACCGGTCTGATGGGTACCTCGGTTGGCCTGGCACTGCGCGCGGCCGGCGTCGAGGTACAGCTGCGCGATCGGGACCCGGCCGCGGCGCAACTGGCCGCCGCACTCGGTGCGGGCGCGGTCCGCACGGCCGACTCACCGTCGGTGGACGTCGCGGTGGTGGCAGTGCCGCCGGCCTCGGTGGCCGCCACCGTCGCCCGGTCGCGGTCGTCGA
This sequence is a window from Sporichthyaceae bacterium. Protein-coding genes within it:
- the aroH gene encoding chorismate mutase, whose product is MAVRAIRGAVQLDSDERAHMLASVAELVSTILERNALAVDDLISIVFTATSDLHSEFPAVGARDIGITDVPLLCAQEIDVAGAMPRVIRILAHAETDRSKADVQHVYLRGAVALRKDIAQ